attgcttaaacgAACAGAGCGTAGCAAGGCAACGGGGGGGGAGGCGAAGCGGGCAGCGCGCCCTAAGGGCAATTGGTAAGCTTTGGACTGCAactttaatgaaaattgaGCTAAGCTCAACTAAGCTGTGATAATTGGCGTTTAGGTAGCTTGTGCCTTCGAGCCAAGATTATGTACGGTTGTTGTTAATGATTGCACTTTCTTTACAccagaaaattaataattttttggtAGCTATATAAAGCCAGGGTCAGCTGCAGATTGTACATCAAACATAGTTTAGGCTTACAACAAGCAACTTTTATCTCTTAGCAACAATTCAAACCCCAAGCAAGGCAATAATGTTTACTCAAGTAAGTGGCAGCCAATAGGCtttgaatacaaaataaataaacatttctctttggctttggcagtCGCCACTTGTCGTCATCTGcgtggctgctgcagtttgcctGGGCGCCGTCTATGCTGCGCCTTCGGACTCTGCGGACGCTCACGCAGAGATTCGCAGCTTTGTGAACGAGGCCAAGGTGGATGACAATAGCTACAAGTATCAGTTCGAGACCAGCAATGGCATCGCTCAGCAGGAGCAGGGCGTGGGTGGCTACTATGCCAGCGGCTCATCGCAGTATTATGCGCCAGAGGGCCAGCTCATTCAATTGACCTACACGGCTGACGAGCATGGCTTCCAACCACAAGGTGAACATTTGCCTACTCCCCATCCCATACCAGAGGCTATACTCAAGTCGCTCGAATGGAATCGTGCACACCCCGAGGAGGAGCAAGAGGAGCACTATGGGCATGGAGGACATGCCGATCAGGCTAATCAGTATTTGCaggcgccagctgcagcagcagcgcccgcAGCATCGGGTTTGCCCTATGA
The DNA window shown above is from Drosophila busckii strain San Diego stock center, stock number 13000-0081.31 chromosome 3L, ASM1175060v1, whole genome shotgun sequence and carries:
- the LOC108598311 gene encoding pupal cuticle protein Edg-78E; the encoded protein is MFTQSPLVVICVAAAVCLGAVYAAPSDSADAHAEIRSFVNEAKVDDNSYKYQFETSNGIAQQEQGVGGYYASGSSQYYAPEGQLIQLTYTADEHGFQPQGEHLPTPHPIPEAILKSLEWNRAHPEEEQEEHYGHGGHADQANQYLQAPAAAAAPAASGLPYERKI